The following proteins are encoded in a genomic region of Sorangiineae bacterium MSr12523:
- a CDS encoding peptidyl-prolyl cis-trans isomerase, whose translation MGSRFVSAVLLVLFVATPSHATKPDAPKPDAVVAKVGARTVTAAELEARLATIPAFQLRTFGETPEAIKKGVLERVIVPELLLDQGAEAKHLEMDRGVAERLSRAQAQATVRALRAQVGTEVSAEEIKRYFEENRARFEAPESYNLWRILCKTREEALSVLEEAKKDGQLAKFQALAESHSIDKATYLRGGNLGFVNAEGVSNEAGLRVEPALVKAAMPVKDGEFVPSPVEEAGAWAVIWRRGTVGATRRTLEELTPRIRDMILRQRLDTAVSKLVTDLRTRDVHDLNESLLPGLPVADKETVVPRKRP comes from the coding sequence ATGGGCTCTCGTTTCGTCTCCGCGGTCTTATTGGTCCTGTTCGTTGCGACGCCTTCGCACGCGACGAAGCCGGATGCGCCGAAGCCCGATGCCGTGGTGGCGAAGGTGGGCGCACGCACCGTGACCGCCGCGGAGCTCGAAGCGCGCCTGGCGACGATTCCGGCGTTCCAGTTGCGCACCTTCGGGGAGACGCCCGAGGCGATCAAAAAGGGCGTGCTCGAGCGCGTGATCGTGCCGGAGCTTTTGCTCGACCAAGGCGCCGAGGCAAAGCACCTGGAGATGGACCGCGGCGTGGCGGAGCGCCTTTCGCGCGCGCAGGCACAGGCGACGGTGCGTGCGCTGCGCGCGCAGGTGGGGACGGAGGTTTCCGCGGAGGAGATCAAGCGCTACTTCGAGGAGAACCGCGCGCGCTTCGAGGCTCCGGAGAGTTACAATTTGTGGCGAATCCTCTGCAAAACGCGGGAGGAAGCGCTGAGTGTGCTCGAGGAGGCGAAGAAGGACGGGCAGCTCGCGAAGTTCCAAGCGCTGGCCGAGTCGCACAGCATCGACAAGGCGACGTACCTTCGCGGCGGCAATCTCGGCTTCGTCAACGCGGAGGGCGTGTCCAACGAGGCGGGCCTACGGGTCGAGCCGGCCCTGGTGAAGGCGGCGATGCCGGTCAAAGACGGCGAATTCGTGCCCTCCCCCGTGGAAGAAGCGGGCGCGTGGGCGGTCATCTGGCGCCGCGGCACCGTCGGGGCGACCCGCCGCACGCTGGAGGAGCTCACGCCGCGCATCCGCGACATGATCCTCCGTCAACGCCTCGACACGGCGGTCTCCAAACTCGTCACCGATCTCCGCACCCGCGACGTCCACGATCTCAACGAGTCCCTCCTCCCGGGCCTCCCCGTCGCCGACAAGGAAACCGTCGTCCCGCGGAAACGGCCTTAG
- a CDS encoding cytochrome P460 family protein, which translates to MNRSARCRIRSSIAAPALAVLLPLATLALQACGGGSRAPVGVSTGSTGPAQPAVRDAGAPRGPSGIPSDFRTNLTKINRARFVSNGHAGGRYEVDVYANAAGKAAATSNSGDVAVGARLVKEHFERTGEGVQPGPVMMMEKMERGFDPEHGDWAYLVVNSAGQPVQNGRVEACVGCHDDAPHDHVFRVQE; encoded by the coding sequence GTGAACCGCTCTGCTCGATGCCGGATCCGTTCTTCGATCGCCGCGCCCGCGTTGGCGGTGCTCTTGCCTCTGGCGACGTTGGCGTTGCAAGCCTGTGGCGGCGGATCGCGTGCGCCCGTCGGCGTTTCCACGGGCTCGACGGGGCCCGCGCAACCGGCCGTACGTGACGCGGGCGCTCCACGCGGCCCCAGCGGCATCCCGTCGGACTTCCGGACGAACCTCACGAAGATCAACCGCGCGCGCTTCGTCTCGAACGGACACGCCGGAGGTCGCTACGAGGTGGATGTTTACGCCAACGCTGCGGGCAAGGCGGCGGCCACCTCCAACAGCGGCGACGTGGCCGTGGGGGCGCGCTTGGTGAAGGAGCACTTCGAGCGCACGGGCGAGGGCGTCCAACCGGGCCCTGTCATGATGATGGAAAAGATGGAGCGCGGCTTCGACCCGGAGCACGGCGATTGGGCGTACCTCGTCGTGAATTCGGCCGGGCAGCCGGTTCAGAATGGTCGGGTCGAGGCATGCGTCGGGTGCCATGACGACGCACCGCACGACCACGTCTTCCGCGTGCAGGAATAA
- a CDS encoding 4a-hydroxytetrahydrobiopterin dehydratase, with protein sequence MRPDKLDDAAVDAWLGKHAGWQRAQTAKDAKNAIVKEFGFKDFTTALGFVVRVGCIAERRDHHPDVELGWGRARVLWSTHDAGGITRLDLELAEATDGLLP encoded by the coding sequence ATGAGGCCCGACAAACTCGACGACGCGGCAGTTGATGCTTGGCTCGGAAAACACGCTGGATGGCAGCGCGCGCAGACCGCGAAGGACGCAAAGAACGCCATCGTGAAGGAGTTCGGCTTCAAGGATTTCACGACCGCGCTCGGCTTCGTGGTACGCGTGGGGTGCATCGCCGAGCGGCGCGATCATCATCCGGATGTCGAGCTGGGCTGGGGGCGTGCGCGCGTTCTCTGGTCGACGCACGATGCGGGCGGCATCACGCGTCTCGATCTGGAGCTCGCCGAAGCGACGGACGGGCTGCTTCCTTGA
- a CDS encoding MotA/TolQ/ExbB proton channel family protein: MGIDHRLSLIVHAGAGWVLWVLIGLSIVAVAIILERAISLMASRDDVRTMKEDLLAYLSNGDPAGAIERLETSSSVEARVLIAGLGCAEKGAAAAEERMASTSQLAKLSMEKNLSFLATVGSNAPFLGLLGTVIGIIRAFQPLDAAHGQVSSRLMAEVGEALLATALGLLVALPAVAFYNFFQRIIGSRLARADALGREVLAYMKAER; this comes from the coding sequence ATGGGAATCGATCATCGTCTTTCGCTCATCGTGCATGCGGGTGCGGGCTGGGTCTTGTGGGTCCTCATCGGGCTTTCGATCGTGGCCGTGGCCATCATTTTGGAGCGGGCGATCAGCCTGATGGCCTCGCGCGATGACGTGCGCACGATGAAGGAGGACCTTCTCGCGTACCTCTCGAATGGCGATCCTGCGGGCGCCATCGAGCGGCTCGAGACGTCGTCGTCCGTGGAGGCGCGCGTGCTCATTGCGGGGCTGGGCTGCGCGGAAAAAGGCGCGGCCGCCGCGGAGGAGCGCATGGCGAGCACATCGCAGCTGGCCAAGCTCTCCATGGAGAAGAACCTGTCGTTCCTGGCGACGGTCGGCTCCAATGCGCCGTTCCTCGGGTTGCTCGGCACGGTCATCGGCATCATCCGCGCGTTTCAACCGCTCGATGCGGCACACGGGCAGGTTTCCTCGCGGCTCATGGCGGAGGTGGGCGAGGCGCTGCTGGCCACGGCCCTGGGTCTCCTCGTCGCGCTGCCGGCAGTTGCATTCTACAACTTCTTTCAACGCATCATCGGCTCTCGTTTGGCGCGCGCCGATGCGCTGGGCCGTGAGGTGCTGGCCTACATGAAGGCGGAGCGCTGA
- a CDS encoding RNA polymerase sigma factor codes for MARAYELFHERVRTFARRLLHDESAAEDLVHEVFVTLPSAIRSFRGESALPTFLVGIAVRHARHHVRAAARRRAAMERLSLAPPPDGAPDAEDRAYAEQLARALSRAMDKLPDDQRAVFVLCEMDERTSAEVAMIVGAPEGTVRTRLFHAKRKLRDILEREGFR; via the coding sequence GTGGCGCGCGCCTATGAGCTGTTTCACGAACGCGTTCGAACCTTTGCCCGGCGGCTTCTCCACGACGAAAGCGCCGCGGAGGACCTCGTTCACGAAGTGTTCGTCACGCTGCCTTCTGCCATTCGGTCGTTTCGAGGGGAGTCGGCTCTCCCTACCTTTCTCGTCGGCATTGCAGTGCGTCACGCACGTCATCACGTGCGCGCTGCGGCCCGCCGTCGCGCCGCCATGGAGCGTCTTTCGCTCGCCCCCCCACCGGACGGGGCGCCCGATGCCGAAGATCGGGCGTACGCCGAGCAGCTTGCGCGCGCATTATCGCGTGCGATGGATAAATTGCCCGATGATCAGCGTGCCGTCTTCGTACTCTGCGAGATGGACGAGCGCACCTCCGCGGAGGTCGCGATGATCGTGGGAGCTCCGGAGGGGACAGTGCGTACGCGCTTGTTTCACGCCAAGCGCAAGCTGCGCGACATTTTAGAACGGGAGGGGTTCCGATGA
- a CDS encoding penicillin acylase family protein, producing the protein MRSRWAPIAVGVAAYASSCDPRLDADPLSSDFAQPVADDAISAYVVPGLARPVELVQDRWGVPHLFAESAPDVFLAQGFNAARERLFQIDLWRRRGLGLLSEAFGSAFLEQDTATRLFLYRGDMDREWASYGPEARMAATQFTVGINAYVDWLAQHPERLPEEFHRIGYRPAHWQPEDVVRIRSHGLTRNVGSEIARAWVSCVANPRLDEVRVPLEPEWHTRVPEGLQPCTIPDDVLHVFELAQRRVTFTRGTLRGAAPPHLESDETTEGSNNWVIAPARTSTGRPILANDPHRGYGAPSLRYLVHLSAPGLDVVGAGEPALPGISIGHNGTVAFGLTIFPIDQEDLYVYDLDPKDPGRYRYGDAWEPFRRLSEQVPIAGTSPKSVELVFTRHGPVLKMDPAHHKAYALRTAWLEPGMAPYYGSLRLMRAHDFTEFKAAMRNWGAPTENQVYADTQGHIGWVPGGLAPKRRGYDGLMPVPGDGRYEWTGFYDGDDLPSAYDPPEGFLVTANEMNLPGDFPYKEKKLGFEWSDSWRHERIVSVLSATEHGSVDDSVRLQFDQLSPVAVRLVALLKRLPHVLAGHPAADMLRAWDGVEHADSGPAALFEVWRTRHLGPAFVPVAAPAMASRVGQPDARVLVDMLEHPEASFGVRVRDALLENTLREAYADTMKLLGSNPAAWKWGNLQHARFRHPLDPAVSETARQRLTVGDLPRGGSELTVNASLFSTGTFESLSGASVRLVLDVGHWDASRAINTPGQSGQPSSAHYRDLAGAWSKGETFPLLYGRPAIEQNAERRIMLLPK; encoded by the coding sequence ATGCGATCCCGTTGGGCGCCGATCGCCGTGGGGGTGGCGGCGTACGCATCGAGCTGCGATCCGCGGCTCGATGCGGATCCGCTTTCGAGTGATTTCGCGCAGCCCGTGGCCGACGATGCCATTTCGGCGTACGTCGTGCCCGGGCTCGCCCGGCCCGTCGAGCTGGTGCAGGATCGCTGGGGCGTGCCGCATCTTTTTGCGGAGAGTGCGCCCGACGTGTTTCTCGCGCAGGGATTCAACGCCGCGCGCGAGCGGCTGTTTCAGATCGATCTATGGCGGCGGCGCGGGCTGGGTTTGCTCTCGGAGGCGTTTGGGTCGGCGTTCCTCGAGCAAGACACCGCCACGCGGCTCTTCTTGTATCGCGGCGATATGGATCGCGAGTGGGCGAGCTACGGGCCCGAGGCGCGCATGGCGGCGACGCAGTTCACCGTGGGCATCAATGCATACGTCGATTGGCTCGCGCAGCATCCGGAGCGGTTACCGGAGGAGTTCCATCGCATCGGCTACCGGCCCGCGCATTGGCAGCCGGAGGACGTGGTGCGGATTCGCAGTCATGGGCTCACGCGCAATGTGGGCAGCGAGATTGCACGCGCGTGGGTCTCGTGCGTGGCCAATCCGCGCTTGGACGAAGTGCGCGTTCCCCTGGAGCCCGAGTGGCACACGCGCGTGCCCGAGGGACTGCAGCCGTGCACCATTCCGGACGACGTGCTGCACGTGTTCGAGCTGGCGCAGCGGCGCGTGACGTTCACGCGGGGCACGCTGCGCGGAGCGGCCCCGCCGCACCTGGAGAGCGACGAGACCACCGAGGGCAGCAACAATTGGGTCATCGCACCCGCACGCACGAGCACCGGGCGGCCCATCCTGGCCAACGATCCGCACCGCGGCTACGGGGCGCCGTCGCTTCGGTACTTGGTGCACCTGTCCGCGCCGGGGCTCGATGTGGTGGGTGCCGGCGAGCCTGCGCTACCGGGCATCTCCATCGGCCACAATGGCACGGTGGCCTTCGGGCTCACGATTTTTCCCATCGACCAAGAGGACCTGTACGTCTACGACCTGGACCCGAAGGATCCCGGGCGCTACCGCTACGGTGACGCATGGGAGCCGTTTCGCCGGCTGAGCGAGCAGGTGCCCATCGCGGGCACGTCGCCCAAGTCGGTGGAGCTCGTGTTCACGCGGCACGGGCCGGTGCTCAAGATGGATCCTGCGCACCACAAGGCTTACGCACTGCGCACGGCGTGGCTCGAGCCGGGGATGGCGCCGTACTACGGCAGCTTGCGCTTGATGCGCGCCCACGACTTCACCGAGTTCAAGGCGGCGATGCGCAATTGGGGTGCGCCTACGGAAAATCAGGTGTACGCGGACACGCAAGGCCACATTGGATGGGTGCCCGGCGGGCTTGCGCCCAAGCGACGAGGGTACGACGGCTTGATGCCGGTGCCCGGCGATGGTCGCTACGAGTGGACGGGGTTCTACGACGGCGACGATCTGCCGAGCGCGTACGATCCGCCCGAGGGCTTTCTGGTTACGGCGAACGAGATGAACCTGCCGGGAGATTTCCCCTACAAAGAGAAGAAGCTCGGCTTCGAGTGGTCCGATTCCTGGCGTCACGAGCGCATTGTCTCGGTGCTATCGGCCACGGAGCACGGGTCGGTGGACGACTCGGTGAGGCTGCAGTTCGACCAACTCTCGCCCGTGGCCGTGCGCCTCGTCGCGTTGTTGAAACGGCTGCCGCACGTGCTCGCGGGGCATCCCGCGGCGGACATGCTGCGGGCATGGGACGGCGTGGAGCACGCCGATTCGGGGCCGGCGGCGCTCTTCGAGGTGTGGCGTACGCGCCACCTCGGGCCCGCATTCGTGCCGGTGGCAGCACCTGCGATGGCGAGCCGCGTGGGGCAGCCCGATGCGCGGGTGCTCGTGGACATGCTCGAGCACCCGGAGGCGTCGTTCGGCGTGCGCGTGCGCGATGCGCTGCTGGAGAACACGCTGCGTGAGGCGTACGCCGACACGATGAAGCTTCTCGGTTCGAACCCCGCCGCGTGGAAATGGGGAAACCTGCAGCATGCACGGTTTCGTCACCCGCTGGATCCGGCCGTCTCGGAGACGGCGCGTCAGCGTTTGACCGTGGGCGATCTGCCGCGTGGAGGCTCCGAGCTCACCGTGAACGCGTCGCTGTTCTCGACCGGTACCTTCGAATCGCTGAGCGGAGCCTCGGTGCGGCTCGTGCTCGATGTCGGCCATTGGGATGCATCGCGCGCGATCAATACTCCGGGCCAATCGGGCCAGCCTTCGAGTGCGCACTACCGGGACTTGGCCGGCGCCTGGAGCAAGGGCGAGACGTTCCCGCTGCTCTACGGCCGCCCCGCGATCGAGCAGAACGCGGAGCGGCGGATCATGCTGCTTCCGAAGTAA
- the pgi gene encoding glucose-6-phosphate isomerase produces the protein MNERLTESPAWRALAEHSAEIRDVTILSLFSDEKRFERLSRRHEDLFLDFSKNRIQDKTLKLLFALARQADVEGWRDRMFAGEKINGTENRAVLHVALRNRSNRPILVDGKDVMPEVNAVLAKMRGFTDRVRSGAWTGFTGKRITDIVNIGIGGSDLGPVMVTEALRPYWQEGLRAHFVSNVDGTHLVETVKPLDPETTLFIVASKTFTTQETLMNARSARAWLLERLGGDARAVAKHFVAVSTASAEVAKFGIDTENMFPFWDWVGGRYSLWSAIGLSIATVIGMDRFEELLGGAHAIDEHFRTTPLEDNIPVILALLGVWYSNFHGAQTHAILPYDQYLHRFSAYFQQGDMESNGKRVDRQGRPITDYTTGPIVWGEPGTNGQHAFYQLLHQGTRLVPIDFLAPLESQNPIGEHHKVLLANCFAQSEALMRGKTEEQARAELQARGMPEDKIAALAPHKTFPGNRPSNTILFEKLTPRTLGKLVAIYEHKIFTQGIVWNIYSFDQWGVELGKELAKKIEPELVPGKDEGPPKHDPSTSGLINHYRAFLGARTRT, from the coding sequence ATGAACGAGCGCCTGACCGAATCCCCCGCTTGGCGCGCCCTCGCCGAGCATTCTGCCGAAATTCGCGATGTGACCATCCTCTCGCTCTTCTCCGACGAAAAGCGTTTCGAGCGGCTGTCGCGACGTCACGAGGACCTGTTCCTCGACTTCTCGAAGAACCGGATCCAGGACAAAACGCTGAAGCTTCTGTTCGCGCTCGCGCGGCAGGCCGACGTCGAAGGTTGGCGCGACCGCATGTTCGCCGGCGAGAAGATCAACGGTACGGAAAACCGCGCCGTTCTGCACGTGGCCCTGCGCAACCGCTCCAATCGCCCCATTTTGGTGGACGGCAAGGACGTGATGCCCGAGGTCAACGCGGTTCTCGCCAAGATGCGCGGCTTCACCGACCGCGTTCGCAGCGGGGCATGGACCGGCTTCACCGGCAAGCGCATCACGGACATCGTCAACATTGGCATCGGCGGCTCCGACTTGGGCCCCGTCATGGTCACCGAGGCGCTGCGCCCGTATTGGCAAGAGGGACTGCGCGCGCACTTCGTCTCCAACGTGGATGGCACGCACTTGGTGGAGACGGTCAAACCGCTCGATCCCGAGACGACCCTCTTCATCGTGGCGTCGAAGACGTTCACCACGCAGGAGACCCTGATGAACGCCCGCTCGGCGCGCGCGTGGCTGCTCGAGCGCCTCGGCGGCGACGCGCGTGCGGTGGCCAAGCACTTCGTGGCCGTCTCCACCGCCTCGGCCGAGGTGGCGAAGTTCGGCATCGACACCGAGAACATGTTCCCCTTCTGGGACTGGGTCGGCGGGCGCTACTCGCTCTGGTCGGCCATCGGCCTGTCCATCGCCACGGTCATCGGCATGGATCGCTTCGAGGAGCTCCTCGGGGGAGCGCACGCCATCGACGAGCATTTTCGGACGACGCCGCTCGAGGACAACATTCCGGTCATTTTGGCGCTGCTCGGTGTTTGGTATTCGAACTTCCACGGCGCGCAAACCCACGCCATTTTGCCGTACGACCAGTACTTGCATCGCTTTTCCGCCTATTTCCAGCAAGGCGATATGGAGAGCAATGGCAAGCGAGTCGATCGGCAGGGAAGGCCGATTACCGATTACACGACGGGGCCCATCGTCTGGGGTGAGCCGGGCACGAATGGGCAGCACGCGTTTTATCAGCTCTTGCACCAGGGGACGCGCCTCGTGCCCATCGACTTTCTCGCGCCGCTGGAGTCGCAAAATCCGATAGGCGAGCATCACAAGGTGCTGCTGGCCAATTGCTTTGCCCAGAGCGAGGCGCTGATGCGCGGCAAGACGGAGGAGCAGGCTCGGGCCGAGCTTCAGGCGCGTGGAATGCCCGAGGACAAGATTGCCGCGTTGGCGCCGCACAAGACGTTCCCGGGCAATCGGCCGTCGAACACGATTCTGTTCGAAAAGCTGACCCCCCGCACCCTGGGCAAGCTCGTGGCCATCTACGAGCACAAGATTTTCACGCAGGGCATCGTGTGGAACATCTACAGCTTCGATCAGTGGGGCGTAGAACTCGGCAAAGAGCTGGCCAAGAAGATCGAGCCGGAGCTGGTGCCGGGCAAGGACGAGGGCCCGCCGAAGCACGATCCTTCGACGAGCGGTCTCATTAATCATTATCGCGCCTTCCTCGGAGCGCGCACGCGCACCTGA
- the rnc gene encoding ribonuclease III, whose amino-acid sequence MKRDVEERIRCRAALLVRIKSLVGDIEIPRFDEALTHPSYANEAGGAPDYERLEFLGDAVLGLCVSELLVASHPGADEGTLSRMRSALVNADALARWARAEGIGPSLALGRGAAAAGEQFRTNVLADAVEALVAAVYTAGGLDAARGLVQEVVREPLATAAGALGGRDPKSALQEWVQAQGNLPPAYRVVATHGPAHERVFRVEVAVGEQVLAHGEGPSKRLAERAAAAAALENLGGSESVPVTVPVPGYQAGLRDTGGEKG is encoded by the coding sequence TTGAAGCGCGACGTCGAAGAGCGAATACGCTGCCGCGCCGCCCTTCTCGTCCGCATCAAGTCGCTGGTCGGCGACATCGAGATTCCGCGATTCGACGAAGCGCTGACCCATCCGAGCTACGCCAATGAAGCGGGGGGCGCCCCCGATTACGAGCGCCTCGAGTTCCTGGGCGACGCCGTGTTGGGTCTCTGCGTGAGCGAACTGCTCGTGGCAAGCCATCCCGGCGCCGACGAGGGCACGCTCTCGCGCATGCGCAGCGCGTTGGTGAACGCGGATGCCCTCGCGCGCTGGGCGCGCGCGGAAGGCATCGGTCCGTCGTTGGCACTCGGCCGAGGCGCCGCCGCCGCCGGCGAGCAGTTCCGCACCAACGTGCTCGCCGACGCGGTGGAAGCCTTGGTGGCCGCCGTCTACACCGCCGGCGGCCTCGATGCCGCCCGCGGCTTGGTGCAAGAGGTGGTGCGCGAACCTCTGGCCACCGCGGCCGGTGCCCTGGGCGGACGCGATCCGAAGAGCGCACTCCAGGAATGGGTGCAGGCACAAGGAAACCTGCCGCCCGCCTACCGCGTGGTGGCCACCCACGGCCCCGCGCACGAGCGCGTCTTCCGCGTGGAGGTCGCCGTCGGCGAACAAGTCCTCGCCCACGGCGAAGGCCCTTCGAAGCGCCTCGCCGAACGCGCCGCCGCCGCCGCCGCATTGGAAAACCTCGGCGGCTCCGAATCGGTCCCCGTCACCGTTCCGGTCCCCGGCTACCAAGCCGGCCTGCGCGACACCGGCGGCGAGAAGGGCTGA
- a CDS encoding sigma 54-interacting transcriptional regulator: MDALTLKHLHAPPPTLSFRLVVAEGPDAGKVFRIDPNQPSRTLVGTSPTCVIRLADRHVSRRHLALDAAVNELVIQDLRSSNGTRVNGARITEGVLTGGEVIRIGNTVLRVEAGEQETPDALAERTSFGRALGVSFEMRKVFGLAERLAQANVPVAIEGETGTGKELLAECLHEQSARAAGPFVVFDGSIVGDRLADVMLFGCAANVVPGVAEARAGLFEQAHGGTLLIDEPAELSPEVQRKLVRAVERGAVQRIGADAALAVDVRIVTTSRADLDKAVDDGRLREDLFYRLVVARIELPPLRKRRDDVGFLAEHFWAALGEAGETIPPELLSRFEAHAWPGNVRELQNAVARHLATGELDPRKRPIETAPAAPASPEPNVLLEILEQDLPMAKARQQLLAEFERSYVARVLAKHGGNVTRAAAASGIAHRYFQSLKAKYTAK, encoded by the coding sequence ATGGACGCCCTTACGCTGAAGCACCTGCACGCGCCGCCGCCGACGCTCTCGTTTCGTCTCGTGGTGGCGGAGGGGCCCGATGCGGGCAAGGTCTTTCGCATCGATCCGAACCAGCCATCGCGCACCTTGGTCGGCACCAGCCCGACGTGCGTGATCCGCCTCGCCGATCGGCACGTCTCCCGCCGTCACCTGGCGTTGGACGCCGCGGTGAACGAGCTGGTCATCCAGGATCTGCGCTCGAGCAACGGGACGCGCGTCAATGGCGCACGCATCACCGAGGGCGTTCTCACGGGCGGCGAGGTGATTCGCATCGGCAACACGGTTCTTCGCGTCGAGGCGGGTGAACAGGAGACGCCCGATGCGCTCGCCGAGCGGACGTCGTTCGGGCGGGCGCTCGGTGTCAGCTTCGAGATGCGCAAGGTCTTCGGCTTGGCCGAACGCCTCGCCCAGGCGAACGTACCCGTGGCCATCGAGGGCGAGACCGGGACGGGCAAGGAGTTGCTCGCCGAGTGCCTGCACGAGCAGAGCGCACGCGCCGCGGGGCCATTCGTGGTCTTCGACGGATCCATCGTCGGCGATCGCTTGGCCGACGTGATGCTCTTCGGCTGCGCGGCGAACGTGGTTCCCGGCGTGGCGGAGGCGCGCGCGGGGCTCTTCGAGCAGGCCCATGGCGGGACGCTCCTCATCGACGAGCCCGCGGAGCTCTCGCCCGAGGTTCAACGCAAGCTCGTACGCGCCGTGGAACGCGGCGCGGTGCAACGCATCGGCGCGGATGCGGCGCTCGCGGTCGACGTTCGCATCGTGACGACCTCGCGCGCGGATCTCGACAAGGCGGTGGACGATGGGCGGCTGCGCGAGGATCTTTTCTATCGCCTCGTGGTGGCGCGCATCGAGCTTCCGCCGCTGCGCAAACGCCGCGACGATGTAGGGTTTCTCGCGGAACATTTTTGGGCGGCCCTGGGCGAGGCGGGGGAGACCATTCCGCCCGAGCTCCTTTCGCGCTTCGAGGCGCACGCGTGGCCGGGCAACGTGCGTGAGCTGCAAAACGCGGTCGCACGGCATCTCGCCACGGGCGAGCTCGATCCGCGAAAGCGCCCCATCGAGACCGCGCCCGCCGCACCGGCGAGCCCCGAGCCCAACGTGCTCCTCGAGATCCTCGAGCAGGATCTGCCCATGGCCAAAGCCCGCCAGCAACTTCTCGCCGAGTTCGAACGGAGCTACGTCGCGCGCGTTCTGGCCAAACACGGCGGCAACGTCACGCGCGCCGCCGCCGCCTCGGGCATCGCCCACCGGTATTTCCAATCGCTCAAAGCGAAGTACACCGCGAAGTAG